From one Pseudomonas fluorescens genomic stretch:
- a CDS encoding FMN-binding glutamate synthase family protein — translation MKASLPSRYACLVGCLVFTFASLPFLSAHSWLWPFTLISALLSLVGLNDLRQSQHAVRRNYPILGNIRYLIETIRPEIRQYLLEGDDDKLPFSRAQRSLVYARAKNESAEKAFGTLNDVYRPGFEFISHSMLPVETPDPASFRINIGGPQCRQPYSASIFNISAMSFGALSANAIAALNKGAKLGRFAHDTGEGGISPYHREHGGDLIWEIGSGYFGCRTAEGRFDPERFAEQARDPQVKMIEVKLSQGAKPGHGGILPGHKVSAEIAATRGVLMGEDCISPAAHSAFRSPVQLLQFIGQLRELSGGKPVGFKFCLGHPWEFMGIAKAMLATGIVPDFIVVDGKEGGTGAAPREFSDNIGVPMREGLMFVHNTLVGLNLRDKIRIGAGGKIVSAFDIASVLAIGADWVNSARGFMFAIGCIQSQSCHTNKCPTGVATQDPLRQRALVVPEKADRVYSFHRNTLHALAEMLAAAGLEHPAELKPKHLVRRISASEIRLFSQLHVFLKPGELLSGSIDSEFYARMWRMARSDSFEPETGEVQAIKPVVRRKQTTPA, via the coding sequence ATGAAAGCTTCGCTTCCCAGCCGCTACGCCTGCCTTGTCGGCTGCCTCGTTTTCACCTTTGCCAGCCTGCCGTTTCTGTCTGCCCACTCCTGGCTATGGCCTTTCACCCTGATCAGCGCCCTGCTCAGCCTGGTCGGCCTCAATGACTTGCGCCAGAGCCAGCACGCGGTGCGGCGCAACTACCCGATCCTGGGCAATATTCGCTACCTGATCGAAACCATCCGCCCGGAAATTCGCCAGTACCTGCTTGAAGGCGATGACGACAAGCTGCCGTTCTCCCGGGCCCAACGCTCGCTGGTGTATGCGCGGGCCAAGAACGAAAGCGCCGAGAAAGCCTTTGGCACTCTCAACGATGTCTACCGGCCGGGCTTTGAGTTCATCAGCCATTCCATGTTGCCGGTGGAAACACCCGACCCCGCGTCTTTTCGCATCAACATCGGCGGCCCGCAGTGCCGCCAGCCTTACTCGGCATCGATTTTCAATATCTCGGCAATGAGCTTCGGCGCACTGAGCGCCAACGCCATTGCCGCGCTGAACAAGGGTGCCAAACTCGGCCGTTTCGCCCATGACACCGGTGAAGGCGGCATCAGCCCCTATCACCGTGAGCACGGTGGCGACCTGATCTGGGAAATCGGCAGCGGTTATTTTGGTTGCCGCACAGCTGAGGGTCGTTTCGATCCCGAGCGTTTCGCCGAACAGGCCCGCGACCCGCAGGTGAAGATGATCGAGGTCAAGCTCAGCCAGGGCGCCAAACCCGGCCACGGCGGGATTCTGCCCGGGCACAAGGTCAGCGCCGAAATCGCCGCGACCCGTGGCGTGCTGATGGGTGAAGACTGCATTTCGCCGGCAGCGCACAGTGCCTTTCGCAGCCCCGTGCAATTGTTGCAGTTCATTGGCCAACTGCGCGAGCTGTCTGGCGGCAAACCGGTGGGCTTCAAGTTTTGCCTGGGCCACCCGTGGGAGTTCATGGGTATCGCCAAAGCCATGCTGGCCACCGGCATCGTCCCGGACTTCATCGTGGTGGATGGCAAGGAAGGCGGCACCGGCGCCGCGCCACGGGAGTTCAGCGACAACATCGGCGTACCGATGCGCGAAGGGCTGATGTTCGTGCACAACACCCTGGTGGGCCTGAACCTGCGCGACAAGATACGCATCGGCGCCGGCGGCAAGATTGTCAGCGCGTTCGACATTGCCAGCGTGCTGGCCATTGGCGCCGACTGGGTCAACTCGGCCCGTGGCTTCATGTTCGCCATCGGTTGCATCCAGTCGCAAAGCTGCCACACCAACAAATGCCCGACCGGTGTGGCGACCCAGGATCCGCTACGCCAACGCGCCCTGGTGGTGCCGGAAAAGGCCGACAGGGTGTACAGCTTCCATCGCAACACCCTGCATGCCCTGGCCGAAATGCTCGCGGCAGCGGGCCTTGAGCATCCCGCCGAGCTCAAGCCCAAGCATCTGGTACGGCGCATCAGCGCCAGTGAGATTCGCCTGTTTTCCCAGTTGCACGTATTCCTCAAGCCCGGTGAATTGCTCAGCGGCTCGATCGACAGCGAGTTCTATGCACGGATGTGGCGCATGGCGCGCAGCGACAGCTTCGAGCCGGAGACCGGCGAGGTGCAGGCGATCAAACCTGTTGTACGCCGAAAACAAACAACCCCGGCCTAG
- a CDS encoding lysozyme inhibitor LprI family protein: MKAAARLLPAALFAACLHSPASVAAGFDCSKASTLLETAICTTPSLSAKDDQLNERYKPLKDRKIFRELENFWLREVRNRCETAACLEVAYDQQIKLLTPVPALAQIDPKSLQPLPRDQRYTQVEDEPWQRFPLATVADMSEDSFVYLVDVATLDGVLNVVLFVAEKQDEEGSNPGNIYDSRPIGTLYEYSDARPGLHAFARNVRFDGWNSITANDQGRRYAGIIDGVFYYRQKMTGDAQQSMAYKLGSKAAPQPSTQLYAAESNSKRFAKAQISGDLNHDNSGLLIYYPHISGDNPYDRVMDKDAGGWSLVNPTWSPTRPVLYFDNNGGFACIWRVDLVSKRLEKIVPEHEAVAARPVDVIGREAIVYLEADQLMFAIAPDQ, encoded by the coding sequence ATGAAAGCCGCCGCGCGCCTGCTTCCTGCCGCTCTGTTTGCTGCCTGCCTGCACAGTCCTGCCAGCGTTGCGGCAGGCTTTGACTGCAGCAAGGCCAGCACCCTGCTGGAAACCGCCATCTGCACCACGCCGTCGCTGTCGGCCAAGGACGACCAGCTCAACGAGCGTTACAAGCCGCTCAAGGACCGCAAGATCTTCCGTGAGCTGGAGAACTTCTGGCTGCGCGAGGTGCGCAACCGCTGCGAGACCGCCGCCTGCCTGGAGGTCGCCTACGACCAGCAGATCAAACTGCTGACACCGGTACCGGCACTGGCCCAGATCGACCCCAAGAGCCTCCAGCCCCTGCCTCGCGATCAGCGCTACACGCAGGTCGAGGATGAGCCGTGGCAACGCTTCCCCCTGGCCACTGTCGCCGACATGAGCGAAGACAGTTTTGTCTATCTGGTCGACGTCGCCACCCTCGATGGTGTGCTGAACGTGGTGCTGTTCGTCGCCGAAAAGCAGGATGAAGAAGGCAGCAACCCCGGCAACATCTATGACAGCCGCCCGATCGGCACGCTCTACGAATACTCCGATGCTCGCCCTGGCCTGCACGCCTTCGCGCGCAATGTGCGCTTTGATGGCTGGAACAGTATCACCGCCAACGATCAGGGTCGGCGCTATGCCGGGATCATTGACGGGGTGTTCTACTACCGGCAGAAGATGACCGGCGACGCCCAGCAAAGCATGGCCTACAAACTGGGCTCCAAGGCTGCGCCGCAACCTTCAACGCAACTGTACGCGGCCGAGTCCAACAGCAAGCGCTTTGCCAAGGCGCAGATCAGCGGCGACCTGAATCACGACAACTCCGGCCTGCTGATCTATTACCCGCATATCAGCGGCGACAACCCCTACGACCGGGTAATGGACAAGGATGCCGGCGGCTGGAGCCTGGTCAATCCGACCTGGAGCCCGACCCGGCCAGTCCTGTACTTCGACAACAACGGTGGGTTCGCCTGTATCTGGCGGGTCGACCTGGTAAGCAAGCGCCTGGAAAAAATCGTCCCCGAGCATGAAGCGGTTGCCGCCCGCCCGGTGGATGTCATTGGCCGCGAGGCGATCGTCTACCTGGAAGCCGACCAGCTGATGTTTGCCATCGCCCCGGATCAGTAA
- a CDS encoding LysR family transcriptional regulator — MLDVRKLRYFIAVADDLHFGRAAQRLHLAQPALTRQISALENQLGFRLFERSSRAVSLTGEGQQFLPYARGVLEQMARSESFAAKLAAGTAGLLSIGYASSVALSDHFTQAIQQFSHAYPQVRLTLVEEASSAQWRNIVEGTLEIGLSRLMPPQEFTELQVQPLDQEPLLVALAENDPLAALDTISLTQLQAHPVVLYTDEQGTGLNDAIERLFQHCQLSLMRGPRGRQITSIIALVAAGQGIALVPACARALNQRGVCYRPLSEAAANIDLLAISHRQRRSRAAEAFLQILARTTEAGA, encoded by the coding sequence ATGCTCGATGTGCGAAAGCTGCGCTATTTCATTGCCGTCGCCGACGACCTGCATTTCGGCCGGGCCGCGCAGCGCCTGCACCTGGCGCAGCCGGCACTGACCCGGCAGATCTCGGCCCTGGAAAACCAGCTGGGGTTTCGTCTGTTCGAGCGCAGCAGCCGTGCCGTCAGCCTGACCGGTGAAGGCCAACAGTTCCTGCCCTACGCCCGCGGCGTACTGGAGCAGATGGCCCGCAGTGAAAGCTTCGCCGCCAAGCTGGCCGCCGGCACTGCCGGGCTACTGAGCATCGGTTATGCCAGCTCGGTGGCTTTAAGTGACCACTTCACCCAGGCGATCCAGCAGTTTTCCCACGCCTACCCGCAGGTTCGTCTGACCCTCGTTGAAGAAGCCTCCAGCGCACAATGGCGCAATATCGTCGAAGGCACCCTGGAAATCGGCCTGAGCCGCCTCATGCCTCCCCAGGAGTTCACTGAGCTGCAGGTCCAGCCGCTGGACCAGGAGCCGCTGCTGGTGGCACTGGCCGAGAACGACCCACTGGCGGCGCTCGACACCATCAGCCTCACCCAACTGCAAGCGCACCCTGTGGTGCTGTACACCGACGAGCAAGGCACCGGCCTCAACGATGCCATCGAGCGCTTGTTCCAGCATTGCCAGTTGTCCTTGATGCGCGGCCCGCGCGGACGGCAGATCACCTCGATCATCGCCCTGGTGGCAGCCGGCCAGGGCATTGCCCTGGTGCCTGCCTGCGCCCGGGCTTTGAACCAGCGCGGCGTGTGCTACCGCCCCCTGAGCGAAGCGGCCGCCAACATCGACCTGCTCGCGATCAGCCACCGCCAGCGGCGCTCGCGGGCAGCCGAGGCGTTTCTGCAAATCCTCGCCCGGACAACCGAAGCCGGCGCATGA
- a CDS encoding MFS transporter codes for MQLRLSAARIAMFLCGCAAFLPLYATQGILAELAQSFAVDARHVSWSITATTLAVALVAPFVGVLTRRWSQKTVLVAATLMLSVPGLMLAGASDLNSLLLWRFVQGMLIPVIFATSVAYIGERWSGAKVTEVTSLYVAGTILGGFAGRFLTGLVSEYLGWREAFVLLAMLTLLIGLGIHGLLPRVVRPVESTLTNNRISRLCNKPLLAAYLVGFCVLFSQIATFTYVGLHLLAAPFNLGVAALGSVYAVFLLALVVTPIAGKLRGARPPAHLVLVAGVLGLCGSLLTLFSSLWWIVLGLALSSTGVFLAQAAANAFVTTTAKHNKAGAVGCYLTFYYLGGSAGALLPALFWERWGWAGCVPLIMWAQLLVMLIAWFGWQRTESADTNAFKKPLSHP; via the coding sequence ATGCAATTGCGCCTGTCCGCCGCACGAATCGCGATGTTCCTCTGCGGGTGCGCCGCGTTTCTGCCGCTCTATGCCACCCAGGGCATCCTTGCCGAGCTGGCGCAGAGTTTCGCTGTGGATGCCCGGCACGTCAGCTGGAGTATCACCGCCACTACCCTGGCCGTGGCCCTGGTCGCGCCTTTTGTCGGCGTGCTGACCCGGCGCTGGAGCCAGAAAACCGTACTGGTTGCGGCCACCCTGATGCTCAGCGTGCCGGGCTTGATGCTGGCAGGCGCCAGTGATTTGAACAGCCTGCTGCTCTGGCGCTTTGTTCAGGGCATGCTGATCCCGGTGATCTTCGCCACCAGCGTGGCTTACATCGGCGAGCGCTGGAGCGGCGCCAAGGTCACCGAAGTGACCAGCCTGTACGTCGCCGGGACCATTCTCGGCGGTTTTGCCGGACGTTTCCTGACAGGCCTCGTGAGCGAATACCTCGGCTGGCGCGAGGCATTCGTGCTGCTGGCAATGCTGACCTTGCTGATTGGCTTGGGCATCCACGGGTTGCTGCCCCGTGTTGTGCGCCCTGTAGAGAGCACCCTCACTAACAACCGTATCAGCAGGCTGTGCAACAAGCCGTTGCTGGCAGCTTACCTGGTCGGCTTTTGCGTGTTGTTTTCGCAGATCGCCACCTTCACCTATGTCGGCCTCCATCTGTTGGCCGCGCCTTTCAATCTGGGCGTCGCGGCACTGGGCTCGGTCTATGCGGTGTTTCTCCTGGCCCTGGTGGTCACGCCGATTGCCGGTAAGCTGCGCGGTGCCAGGCCGCCTGCACACCTGGTGCTGGTGGCCGGCGTGCTAGGCCTGTGCGGGTCCTTGCTGACGTTGTTCAGCAGCCTCTGGTGGATCGTACTGGGACTGGCGTTGAGTTCCACCGGGGTATTCCTCGCCCAGGCGGCCGCCAATGCTTTTGTCACCACCACCGCGAAGCACAACAAGGCCGGCGCCGTAGGCTGCTACCTGACGTTCTATTACTTGGGAGGCAGTGCTGGCGCGCTGTTGCCGGCGCTGTTCTGGGAGCGCTGGGGCTGGGCTGGTTGTGTGCCGTTGATCATGTGGGCACAGCTGCTGGTGATGCTGATTGCCTGGTTCGGTTGGCAGCGCACCGAGTCTGCCGACACAAACGCGTTCAAAAAACCGTTGTCCCATCCATGA
- a CDS encoding OprD family porin: MLKTRISLIALGLMAATQAMANDQAEAKGFVEDSKASVLLRNAFINRDKKHGTNDQSEWGQAFIGKFSSGYTQGTVGVGVDAFGLYAVRLDGGKGRNGGGGIDFFKPADGDSPTNQQNSPHNLARGGAAVKFRISNTVLKYGDQMPELPVLQYDDGRLLPESYTGTLITSKEIKGLELNAGRFTQEARKSAEGRDSGGLKSINVFGGSYKFTENLSASLYTSDVEDVLKKHYLGVNYVHPIADDQSLTLDFNGYKSDIDKKYVAAADLTGDSNTIWSLAATYAFGPHSITIAHQRSTGDTGYQYGFYQNAGGVGDGGSTIYLANSYWSDFNAEDERSWQLGYGLDFGAFGVPGLTYKVAYVRGDNINTHGYGEGKEREIFNQFKYVVQEGPAKDLSVKLRSSFLRTSDSVRQNGYNDDGNEVRVFVEYPISIL; encoded by the coding sequence ATGTTGAAAACCAGGATCAGTCTGATCGCGCTGGGGCTTATGGCAGCGACTCAGGCTATGGCCAATGACCAGGCCGAAGCCAAGGGCTTCGTAGAAGACAGCAAAGCCAGCGTTCTGCTGCGCAACGCCTTCATCAACCGTGACAAGAAGCACGGTACCAACGACCAGAGCGAGTGGGGCCAGGCCTTCATCGGCAAGTTCTCCTCCGGCTACACCCAAGGCACCGTTGGTGTCGGTGTCGACGCATTCGGTCTGTACGCTGTGCGTCTGGACGGTGGCAAAGGCCGCAACGGCGGTGGCGGTATCGACTTCTTCAAGCCGGCGGACGGCGACTCGCCGACCAACCAGCAGAATTCCCCGCACAACCTGGCCCGTGGTGGCGCCGCAGTCAAATTCCGCATCTCCAACACTGTACTGAAGTACGGTGACCAGATGCCTGAACTGCCAGTGCTGCAGTACGACGACGGTCGCCTGCTGCCAGAAAGCTACACCGGTACCCTGATCACCTCCAAGGAGATCAAGGGCCTGGAACTGAACGCCGGTCGTTTCACCCAGGAAGCGCGTAAAAGTGCTGAAGGCCGTGACAGCGGTGGCCTGAAGTCGATCAACGTATTCGGCGGTAGCTACAAGTTCACCGAGAACCTGTCGGCTTCCCTGTACACCTCCGACGTCGAAGACGTGCTGAAGAAGCACTACCTGGGCGTCAACTACGTTCACCCGATCGCCGACGACCAATCGCTGACCCTGGACTTCAACGGCTACAAGTCGGACATCGACAAGAAGTACGTCGCTGCCGCCGACCTGACCGGTGACTCCAACACCATCTGGAGCCTGGCCGCTACCTACGCCTTCGGCCCGCACTCGATCACCATTGCTCACCAGCGCAGCACTGGCGACACCGGGTATCAGTACGGCTTCTACCAGAACGCCGGTGGCGTGGGTGACGGTGGTTCGACCATCTACCTGGCCAACTCCTACTGGTCCGACTTCAACGCTGAAGACGAGCGTTCCTGGCAGCTGGGTTACGGCCTGGACTTCGGCGCCTTCGGCGTACCGGGCCTGACCTACAAAGTGGCCTACGTGCGTGGTGACAACATCAACACCCACGGCTACGGCGAAGGTAAAGAGCGCGAGATTTTCAACCAGTTCAAGTACGTGGTTCAGGAAGGCCCTGCCAAGGACCTGTCCGTCAAACTGCGTAGCTCGTTCCTGCGTACTTCTGATAGCGTTCGTCAGAACGGCTACAACGACGACGGTAACGAAGTCCGCGTATTCGTCGAGTACCCAATCAGCATCCTCTGA
- a CDS encoding Imm30 family immunity protein, whose protein sequence is MSLTTDLEDCASLNSDAEVARFSTTLRAMAQTRDKQYLKVMLSHLDDDCEYGDLMKDIIGMAESFDPASYVEAVVEVTDTLKDKAGDWLESIHYRIFNSPEYTKLYRTALAHSANRAAVASYLQFFLAGNPEKQSEVDWVLAG, encoded by the coding sequence ATGAGCCTGACAACAGACCTTGAAGACTGTGCAAGCTTGAACAGCGACGCTGAGGTGGCGCGATTTTCTACGACACTGCGTGCCATGGCACAGACCCGCGACAAGCAGTACCTGAAGGTCATGCTGTCGCACCTGGACGATGACTGTGAGTATGGCGACCTCATGAAGGACATCATCGGGATGGCTGAATCCTTCGACCCCGCCAGTTATGTCGAAGCGGTGGTCGAAGTCACCGACACGCTCAAGGACAAGGCCGGTGACTGGCTGGAAAGCATCCACTACCGGATCTTCAACTCCCCCGAGTACACCAAGCTTTACCGCACTGCGTTGGCGCACAGTGCCAACAGGGCAGCAGTCGCAAGCTACCTTCAGTTTTTTCTCGCCGGTAACCCGGAGAAGCAGTCTGAAGTGGACTGGGTTCTGGCAGGTTGA
- a CDS encoding DsbA family protein, translating into MPVQTTLHYVFDPLCGWCYGAEPLIDAASGLMPVVLHGGGMMAGANRQKVSAQLRDFVMPHDRRIAEYTGQLFGRDYFEGLLRDNDAVFDSQPPIAAILAAEQLAGRGLELLARLQRAHYVEGRRIADEAVLKAIAAEMGLPAPVFASALLEVDTPSHMRTSRAFMASVGGQGYPTLVLEREGRLQVIDIGPFLGKPDAFVQWLDREFYLSTEKMGDNPAFCAPDGCAL; encoded by the coding sequence ATGCCCGTACAAACCACCCTTCACTATGTGTTCGACCCGTTGTGTGGCTGGTGCTATGGCGCCGAGCCGCTGATCGATGCCGCCAGTGGCCTGATGCCGGTTGTGCTGCACGGTGGCGGGATGATGGCTGGTGCCAATCGCCAGAAGGTGTCGGCGCAGTTGCGCGACTTCGTCATGCCCCATGACCGGCGCATCGCTGAATACACCGGGCAGCTTTTCGGCCGCGATTACTTTGAGGGCTTGTTGCGTGACAACGACGCCGTATTCGATTCGCAGCCGCCCATTGCGGCCATCCTTGCCGCAGAGCAACTGGCTGGCCGTGGCCTTGAGTTGTTGGCCCGGTTGCAGCGTGCGCACTACGTGGAAGGTCGACGTATTGCCGATGAAGCGGTGCTCAAGGCAATCGCCGCAGAGATGGGGCTGCCTGCACCAGTCTTTGCCAGCGCATTGCTGGAAGTGGATACGCCAAGCCATATGCGCACCAGCCGCGCGTTCATGGCCAGCGTCGGTGGGCAGGGTTATCCAACCCTGGTGCTGGAACGGGAAGGGCGGCTGCAGGTTATCGACATCGGTCCGTTCCTTGGCAAGCCTGACGCCTTTGTGCAATGGCTGGACCGGGAGTTCTACCTGAGCACCGAAAAAATGGGCGATAACCCTGCATTTTGCGCCCCGGATGGCTGCGCCCTGTAA